A single Gambusia affinis linkage group LG22, SWU_Gaff_1.0, whole genome shotgun sequence DNA region contains:
- the LOC122825121 gene encoding toll-like receptor 5, protein MWTLGLQLVVVGVFLQMPGCFPSCLIKGSVAICGFKNLHSVPPLPPHITHLFLENNRIGEINATSMSGLENLQELDLGNQKVPLVIRSNAFLRQRRLRRLVLGLNPRLQLEPLAFAGLSNLQKLHLDYCSLNESILTENYLAPLSSLQTLNLYGNHIKKLRPSPFFANMTNLTNLNLELNKIDEICESDLVGFKGKHFTLFSLKSVYLRNMLNESFDWQKCGNPFSGVSFQTLDLSYSGLSVDKLRLFFRAIIGTNISQLKVSGHIGKGFSFDNLPDPDLDFFEGLKNSSVRFLDLSKNRIFSLRQRVFTPLTEVNSIDLSQNKVNQIHRMAFEGLQGNLKMLNLSHNLLGEIFSHTFASLTNLEILDLSHNHIGILGYGSFSKLPNLRFLNLTDNSLQELSFPATLPNLEILNLNNNKLTSSSVNTITQFAHNVSSLSIQNNRLTQIYSFMDQMKRLKLLLYGGNTIKWCTLSRRITPFNVKVLDLHGSSLQSIWSQGKCLDLFDKFQNVTSLNLSSNGLRSLPQGIFKGLATVVTMDLSSNTLTYVQPDVLPKSLKTLYLSDNFIASPDPVAFSSLSFLDLSKNRFYCNTDLHSFLTWMKQTNITFLGPIEEFRCEFPAGFYNIPLLDYTGQLALRATKKL, encoded by the exons ATGTGGACACTTGGTCTTCAGCTGGTTGTGGTTGGTGTTTTCCTACAG ATGCCAGGTTGCTTCCCATCATGCCTCATTAAAGGCTCGGTTGCCATCTGTGGGTTTAAAAACCTCCACTCGGTTCCTCCTCTTCCACCTCACATCACCCACTTGTTCCTGGAAAACAATCGGATCGGTGAGATCAATGCCACCTCGATGTCCGGCTTGGAGAACCTGCAGGAACTGGACCTTGGGAACCAGAAGGTGCCGCTTGTCATCCGGAGCAATGCCTTCCTCAGGCAGAGACGCCTTCGGAGGCTGGTGCTCGGGTTAAACCCTCGACTTCAACTGGAACCGCTGGCCTTTGCTGGGTTGTCCAATCTCCAGAAGCTCCACTTGGATTACTGTTCGCTAAACGAGTCCATTCTGACAGAAAATTATCTAGCACCACTGTCATCTTTGCAGACTCTAAATCTCTACGGGAACCATATTAAGAAACTCCGTCCTTCACCGTTCTTTGCAAATATGACTAATTTGACTAACTTGAATCTGGAGCTGAACAAAATTGATGAAATATGCGAGTCTGATCTTGTTGGTTTCAAAGGAAAACACTTCACACTTTTTAGCCTTAAAAGTGTCTACCTGAGGAACATGTTGAATGAGAGTTTCGACTGGCAGAAATGTGGGAATCCGTTCAGTGGAGTATCTTTCCAGACTCTCGATTTGTCCTACAGTGGACTCAGTGTGGATAAATTAAGACTATTTTTCAGAGCCATTATTGGAACAAACATATCCCAACTTAAAGTCTCTGGACATATAGGAAAAGGATTCTCTTTTGATAATCTCCCAGATCCAGACCTTGACTTTTTTGAAGGCCTGAAAAACAGTTCAGTCCGCTTTCTGGATTTGTCCAAGAACAGAATATTTTCATTGCGTCAGAGAGTTTTCACTCCACTTACAGAAGTCAATAGTATTGATCTTTCTCAAAACAAAGTGAATCAGATACACAGAATGGCCTTTGAAGGCCTTCAGGgtaatttaaaaatgctcaaCTTGTCACACAATCTGCTTGGGGAAATCTTTTCTCACACCTTTGCTTCTCTGACAAACCTGGAAATTTTAGATTTATCTCACAATCACATCGGCATTTTGGGTTACGGCTCATTTAGCAAACTTCCAAACCTGAGATTCTTAAATTTAACAGATAACTCCTTACAGGAATTAAGTTTTCCTGCAACTTTACCAAATTTAGAAATTCTTAATCTGAACAACAATAAACTGACATCCTCATCGGTGAACACCATCACTCAGTTTGCCCATAACGTTTCCTCTCTAAGCATTCAGAACAACAGATTGAcgcagatttattcatttatggaTCAGATGAAACGCCTCAAACTGCTTCTTTACGGGGGCAACACAATTAAGTGGTGCACCCTCAGCAGGCGCATCACTCCATTTAACGTTAAAGTTCTGGATCTGCATGGCAGCTCTTTGCAGTCTATCTGGAGTCAGGGCAAATGCCTGGATCTGTTCgacaaatttcaaaatgtgaCCAGTCTCAACTTGAGCTCCAACGGTCTGCGATCTCTTCCTCAAGGCATCTTTAAGGGCCTTGCCACAGTTGTAACGATGGACCTCTCATCCAACACTCTCACATACGTCCAACCTGACGTTCTACCTAAAAGTCTGAAAACCCTCTATCTCTCTGACAACTTCATTGCCTCCCCAGATCCAGTCGCTTTCAGCTCCCTCAGCTTCCTAGACCTGTCCAAGAACAGATTTTACTGCAATACTGATCTGCACAGCTTCTTGACGTGGATGAAACAGACAAACATAACGTTTTTGGGCCCAATAGAGGAGTTCAGGTGTGAATTTCCAGCTGGTTTCTATAACATACCGCTGTTAGATTACACTGGTCAGCTGGCATTGagagctacaaaaaaattatga